A single window of Collinsella aerofaciens DNA harbors:
- the gyrB gene encoding DNA topoisomerase (ATP-hydrolyzing) subunit B — protein sequence MANENDYDGGEIKILEGLEAVRKRPGMYIGSTSASGLHHLVWEIVDNSVDEAMAGFCTEIQVTVHADNSITVVDNGRGIPVDEHPVKKIPTLEVVMTILHAGGKFDNSAYKVSGGLHGVGISVVNALSKRVVVQVRRDGNTYEMEFSRGKTVKKMEVVGTSDSTGTTVTFWPDDEIFETCIYDFDTLHNRLQETAFLNKNLKIVLTDERESTPHVEEFCYEGGIIDFVKFLNEGKDVPEAFKEPIYIEGKSDPDAPVAKMGEVEVSLQWNSGYGENVMSFANDIYTPEGGMHLEGFRTALTRVINDYARKQNLLKEKDANLTGDDVREGLSAVISVKLPDPQFEGQTKAKLGSSYMRALTLKIVTDGLADYLEEHPKPAREIVKKAQQACKARNAARKAREATRRKSLLETASLPGKLADCSVRDAELTELFIVEGDSAGGSAKDGRRRDIQAILPLRGKILNVERVGDHRAFSSDTIQSLITAIGCGVTTSAGDGGDFDITKARYHKIIIMTDADVDGAHIRILLLTFFYKYMRPLIDAGYVYVACPPIFGIKVRNKIHYVYPNGRQPEDEILRDTIQSLGLNPDDNDEDGKAKDGKITKKRKGYTVQRYKGLGEMDPKQLASTTMDPKTRILQRVSIEDAVVADRAVRELMGSEVGYRREYIEKHAHDARFLDA from the coding sequence GTGGCAAACGAAAACGATTACGATGGCGGCGAGATTAAGATTCTCGAAGGTCTCGAGGCCGTTCGTAAGCGCCCGGGCATGTATATCGGCTCGACGAGCGCCAGCGGTCTGCATCACCTGGTGTGGGAGATCGTTGACAACTCCGTCGACGAGGCCATGGCCGGTTTCTGCACCGAGATCCAGGTGACGGTCCACGCCGACAACTCCATCACGGTCGTCGACAACGGGCGCGGCATCCCCGTCGACGAGCACCCTGTTAAAAAGATCCCGACGCTCGAGGTCGTCATGACGATCTTGCACGCCGGCGGTAAGTTCGATAACTCGGCCTATAAGGTTTCGGGCGGCCTGCACGGCGTTGGCATCTCCGTCGTCAACGCACTGTCCAAGCGCGTGGTCGTTCAGGTTCGTCGCGACGGCAACACCTACGAGATGGAGTTCTCGCGCGGCAAGACCGTTAAGAAGATGGAGGTCGTGGGCACCTCGGATTCGACGGGCACCACCGTCACCTTCTGGCCCGACGACGAGATCTTCGAGACATGCATCTACGATTTCGATACGCTGCACAACCGTCTGCAGGAGACGGCGTTCCTCAATAAGAACCTCAAAATCGTGCTGACTGACGAGCGCGAGTCTACTCCCCACGTGGAGGAGTTTTGCTACGAGGGCGGCATCATCGACTTCGTCAAGTTCCTTAACGAGGGCAAGGACGTCCCCGAGGCCTTTAAGGAGCCTATCTACATCGAGGGCAAATCGGACCCGGACGCACCTGTGGCCAAGATGGGCGAGGTTGAGGTTTCCCTGCAGTGGAATAGCGGCTACGGCGAGAACGTCATGTCGTTTGCCAACGACATCTACACCCCCGAGGGCGGCATGCACCTTGAGGGCTTCCGCACCGCGCTCACCCGCGTGATCAACGACTATGCGCGCAAGCAGAACCTGCTCAAGGAAAAAGACGCCAATCTGACCGGCGACGATGTGCGCGAGGGCCTTTCGGCCGTTATCTCGGTCAAGCTGCCCGATCCGCAGTTTGAGGGCCAGACCAAGGCCAAGCTCGGCAGCTCCTATATGCGCGCGCTGACGCTCAAGATCGTGACCGACGGCCTTGCCGATTACCTCGAGGAGCACCCTAAGCCCGCTCGCGAGATCGTCAAGAAGGCGCAGCAGGCCTGCAAGGCGCGCAATGCCGCCCGCAAGGCGCGCGAGGCGACCCGCCGCAAGAGCCTGCTCGAGACGGCGTCCCTGCCCGGTAAGCTCGCCGACTGCTCGGTGCGCGATGCCGAGCTGACCGAGCTCTTCATCGTAGAGGGCGACTCGGCAGGCGGTTCGGCCAAGGACGGCCGTCGCCGAGACATCCAGGCGATTCTGCCCCTGCGCGGCAAGATTTTGAACGTCGAGCGCGTTGGTGACCATCGCGCGTTCTCGAGTGACACCATCCAGTCGCTGATTACCGCGATCGGCTGCGGCGTCACGACGAGTGCCGGCGACGGCGGCGACTTCGATATCACCAAGGCGCGCTACCACAAGATCATCATCATGACCGATGCAGACGTCGACGGTGCGCATATCCGCATCCTGCTGCTGACGTTCTTCTACAAGTACATGCGTCCGCTGATCGATGCCGGCTACGTCTATGTTGCCTGCCCGCCCATCTTTGGCATTAAGGTGCGCAACAAGATCCACTACGTGTATCCCAACGGCCGCCAGCCCGAAGACGAGATCCTGCGTGACACCATCCAGAGCCTGGGCCTGAACCCCGACGATAACGACGAGGACGGCAAGGCCAAGGACGGCAAGATTACCAAAAAGCGCAAGGGCTATACCGTCCAGCGCTACAAGGGTCTGGGCGAGATGGACCCCAAGCAGCTCGCCTCGACGACGATGGACCCCAAGACCCGCATCCTGCAGCGTGTGTCGATCGAGGACGCCGTGGTGGCGGACCGCGCCGTGCGCGAGCTGATGGGTTCCGAGGTCGGCTATCGCCGCGAGTACATCGAGAAGCATGCACATGATGCACGATTCCTTGACGCTTAA
- a CDS encoding DciA family protein: MRRANYERESETVAFSGFLNAERQRILAAATPERRAQMEAAEESRAVYRAWNAVCSGTREGRHVTGLRYLPESNELLVYLDSPSWTQEMTLLREIIRARMERAGAHVDGLVFKTTAPGHTPPAAKQRLRPATTERPPAPHADLSEAERTEIERQVAPIEDQKLREALENAMRASAEWAKGVESKKEP; encoded by the coding sequence GTGAGACGTGCTAATTACGAGCGCGAGAGCGAAACGGTTGCCTTCAGTGGATTTTTGAACGCAGAGCGTCAGCGCATCCTGGCGGCCGCGACACCTGAGCGCCGCGCGCAGATGGAGGCTGCCGAGGAGTCGCGCGCGGTCTATCGCGCGTGGAACGCGGTGTGCTCGGGCACGCGCGAGGGGCGGCATGTGACGGGCTTGCGCTACCTGCCCGAGTCCAATGAGCTGCTGGTATATCTCGATTCGCCCTCGTGGACGCAGGAAATGACGCTGTTGCGCGAGATCATCCGCGCGCGCATGGAGCGCGCCGGTGCGCATGTGGACGGCCTGGTGTTCAAAACCACCGCGCCGGGTCACACGCCGCCCGCCGCCAAGCAGCGCCTGCGCCCGGCGACGACCGAGCGCCCGCCGGCCCCGCACGCCGACCTAAGTGAGGCCGAGCGCACCGAGATTGAGCGCCAAGTGGCGCCCATCGAAGACCAAAAACTGCGCGAGGCCCTCGAGAATGCCATGAGAGCCAGTGCCGAGTGGGCCAAGGGCGTAGAAAGCAAAAAAGAGCCTTAA